Below is a window of Camelina sativa cultivar DH55 chromosome 11, Cs, whole genome shotgun sequence DNA.
tgaccgccaaatctaattaattaattgagttAGATTTTGACAAGAAGATGAAATAGTATACTATGTTTGCtactaaaatactaaaaagttatgaaaccgTTAATTAAGTCCACATCTTGCAAAATTCATTATCAATTTACCTTTTTTTGTGGTGAGTGGTGTGATACATACCTAAACCAACTTTGCCACACATCATCTATATTACTCTAttgagttttcaattttttttatcaccttTTCTATGTTGGGTGTATTCATCCACTTGCATAATTTATGCATAGAGAGTGTTGATTCTACGTTATTTAGCTTGAACTCTAAATTAGTAATTAGGACTCTATTATTAGGAAAACCATACTCTATGATTATGGTCTAATTGAGCGGGATTTGGTTTAATCCGCACTCTGAAAACTATTGGGGTCAAATCTGTAATTATACGGAAGTTATATCTATCCAACTCTTTTACACGCGCCTAATTGTTTctgccttcttcttcctcatttcCCAATTGTGATCTAGGGTTCCTCATCAAATTCGAAAAAACCCTATTTTGATAAATCTTCGGCAATCACTGAAATCAGTGTAGTGAAAAGGGTCTCAATTGATTGTGGATTAGgaggtttttttgtgtgtgtgagtgtgttTCTTCAATGGCGATCATTGGAGACGCGTTGCGTCAAGCGTTTATGCCAAAGGAAGAGTACGAGAGCCTTAGGGAAGAAGATAGAGCCTGGATTAAGCTTCAGAGGCCGACATTAGTGTCGATCGTGGCTTTCCTTTGCTTTGTCATCTTCACTTGCACCATCGTCAGCTTGAAAATTGTATTTCCTTCGAATGTTCTAAAGCGGCCATTTTGCAGCGATGTCAAGCTACAGCCTTTGCCTATGTATGGGAAAGCTCGTGACTCCGATCTGTTTCCCGGTGCTTTTTACTTGACGGATCAAGAAACTGTCGATTACTACTGGATGGTCGTTTTTGTTCCCTCCACCATTATCTTCCTTGTATCGTCTGTTTATCTTGTAGCAGGTGAGTGTCAATTCTGTAGCTTCTGTTTTTTATATCTCCACAGTTGGGCTtgcgtttgtgtttttgtttactgATTACATTTGGTGATGTACAATGCTCAGTTCTGAGTGGATTTATGCTAGATATCTCTTGACGTTTAGCACATTTTGGCCTGattgttttttagtttggtGAGGTGAAGTATTGCCAGAGAGGGTTGATTGATCGATGTGTCTTCAAAACCAGAATGCTTGTTGCTAGGTTTAGTTCAATATATATCATTCGTTTTGATTGAAACCACTATATGGTGACAAGTCTAGTTCTGTGTTGGTTCAAGTTTTTCAGGGTTTAGGGGTCAGAGCCATAGAGCAAGTTGTGAACTTTGTGAAACTCAGTTAATTCCTCTGCTAGATTTTGTTAGAttagatttttatttggaagaaaaTTGGTGGATCTGATATATTACCTTTATAGCTTTCTGTCTCCACATTGTCCAAAGTTTTGAGCGTTCTTAGCTTTCAGTTGAACGATAAGAGAGATTTATCAAAGTGAGCCGGCTTTGTTACCACCAGAATTTGATTGTGCCAAATAAATGGAACTTCTTGAGTCGAGCCCCATCTATtatctcttttcatttttttccttcaagaTGATGGGTCAACCTCTCTACAATATCTCGTTTGTGTTGCCTTTTGTTACTCTTTTCATAAACATGTGGTATGTCTTCTTCTTATATTCTCATTGTATTGTTGCAATACTGCAGGAATTTTTGTGGCTTATTCTGCTCCTCACCGTCATGGGTTTCTTAAAGTAGTTGAAAATAATTACTGTGCTTCAAGAAGAGGTATACTCCGTTCTTAGCTTTCCATATGTGTGTTCTGTACTTCCATCCTTTTTAATGCCAGACTTTATCTTCTAAGATTTATGTATAATTCCATTTCATCTGCTATCAGTTACAATGTTTCCACCTTTGTGAatctttatgtttttgattttatgtATCTTTTCTATTAAATCCACAGGTGGGGTTCGTTGTCTGTCAATTCTGAACATTGTTTTTGCTATCATCTATGGTCTCCTTGCTGTATTCCTCGGCTCAAGCCTTCTGACACTAGGAAGCAGCTGTTCTGTGCCATTGTTTTGGTGCTACGAGATTTCTTCATGGGGTTTGGTAATCTTGTACGCTGGAACTGCTTTCTTCCTTAGAAGAAGAGCTGCTTTGATTATTGACGAAGGAGAGTTTGGGAACAGAAATGATCAGGGCTTGGAGATGCTCGAAGCTAATCCTTTGGAATTCACACCAGACGTTGAGAGACGGGTGAACGAGGGGTTCAAAGCATGGATGGGACCATCTTTATTAtcatctgatgaagaagacgaaccCGAGTTCTACAATGAAGTGCCCAATGTAACTAATACTCTATTAAGCAGGCAAAGATCTTAACTCTTGAAAAGAAGAATTTGGTATGATGACACTTTCGTAAACCTCCAAAGATGGTTGCTTCAGAGATTGGGCTCACCAAATTGTTGCCTCAGTGATACTCGGGGTTTCTTTCATGTCTCTGCTTTCTGCTGATGTTGTTTATGGATGGATCATGAGAAGATTTGGATTCGGAAGATAAATCAGAGGGGTTAGGACTTAGGATTGTTGCGGCTGTAGTCTTGTAGATGTACATACAGTCGATCATCAAGACTaggtttggttctttcttttaaGC
It encodes the following:
- the LOC104721552 gene encoding uncharacterized protein LOC104721552, with protein sequence MAIIGDALRQAFMPKEEYESLREEDRAWIKLQRPTLVSIVAFLCFVIFTCTIVSLKIVFPSNVLKRPFCSDVKLQPLPMYGKARDSDLFPGAFYLTDQETVDYYWMVVFVPSTIIFLVSSVYLVAGIFVAYSAPHRHGFLKVVENNYCASRRGGVRCLSILNIVFAIIYGLLAVFLGSSLLTLGSSCSVPLFWCYEISSWGLVILYAGTAFFLRRRAALIIDEGEFGNRNDQGLEMLEANPLEFTPDVERRVNEGFKAWMGPSLLSSDEEDEPEFYNEVPNVTNTLLSRQRS